A single window of Osmia bicornis bicornis chromosome 14, iOsmBic2.1, whole genome shotgun sequence DNA harbors:
- the LOC123988491 gene encoding uncharacterized protein LOC123988491, whose protein sequence is MTRLIEHVQVTLKLNNCTVYCWTDSTVSLAWINKQPSELKTFTAHRVAEIQNRVPNAIWRHVPSGHNPADCASRGLSVSQLLQHTLWWHGPSWLIQAPNEWPESKPTVPKEAEAEVKINISMLHVQSETEWDLPMRTSSWRKLLRITAYVFRFTSRNKGNRYSDTVITAAEILAARKFWITYVQTRHYRREIAAMLKGESLLKASPLLRLNPFLGEDGTVRVGGRLRNSELPQRFPIILPVHRITELIIADCHENTLHGGTQLMLNVLRQTFWIVNARRLVKGHIHKCVTCVRWRAVTASQQMSDLPAVRVTPSRAFVHCGLDYAGPFSALAYRGRGQRAQKVYIALFVCLATRAIHLELVRDYSTSAFLAAFERFTSRRGLPTNLYSDNGTNFQGANKELMNAFKQVTTDTHLRSRLAADYITWHFIPPAAPHFGGIWEAGVKSVKTHLRRMLGDRTPTCEELITLLCRIEACLNSRPLAPLNDDLESCEALTPGHFLVGAALKSVPVPSVLEINENRLSRWQLVQQLTEKFWKAWANDYLHTLQARSKWCSRVPNLKIGDLVLLKSSTLPPAKWELGRVTECHPGKDGLIRVVTVKTAHSQYVRPIARLCKLPISH, encoded by the coding sequence ATGACGCGTTTGATCGAACACGTGCAAGTTACATTAAAACTTAATAATTGCACGGTGTACTGCTGGACCGATTCCACAGTATCACTCGCGTGGATAAATAAGCAACCGAGCGAACTAAAAACATTTACTGCGCATCGGGTCGCAGAAATTCAAAATCGCGTGCCTAACGCTATTTGGCGACACGTACCTTCGGGTCATAATCCCGCTGACTGCGCCTCTCGTGGTCTATCGGTGTCACAGCTGCTTCAACATACCCTTTGGTGGCACGGCCCTTCCTGGCTTATACAAGCTCCTAATGAGTGGCCAGAAAGTAAGCCTACGGTCCCGAAGGAAGCTGAAGCAgaagttaaaattaatatcagcATGTTACACGTTCAATCGGAGACGGAATGGGATCTGCCAATGCGCACATCTTCATGGCGAAAACTTTTACGCATCACCGCGTACGTTTTCCGATTTACCTCGCGAAATAAAGGGAATCGCTATTCAGACACGGTTATTACCGCGGCTGAGATCCTCGCGGCGCGTAAATTCTGGATCACGTACGTCCAGACTCGGCATTATCGACGGGAAATAGCGGCTATGCTTAAGGGCGAATCCCTGTTAAAAGCTAGTCCGTTACTTCGGCTTAATCCGTTTCTTGGCGAAGATGGTACTGTCCGTGTTGGCGGGCGGTTGCGCAACTCAGAACTTCCGCAACGCTTTCCGATAATATTACCGGTGCATCGAATCACCGAACTCATCATCGCTGATTGTCACGAGAACACGTTACATGGGGGCACGCAGTTAATGTTAAATGTTTTACGGCAAACGTTTTGGATCGTCAACGCGCGACGGCTAGTTAAAGGCCACATTCACAAATGCGTCACGTGCGTGCGTTGGCGGGCGGTCACCGCAAGTCAACAAATGAGCGACTTACCTGCGGTGAGAGTCACTCCATCTCGAGCGTTCGTCCATTGCGGCCTGGATTACGCAGGACCGTTCTCTGCTCTCGCGTATCGTGGACGTGGGCAAAGGGCGCAAAAGGTTTACATCGCTCTTTTTGTTTGTTTGGCGACTCGCGCTATCCACCTCGAATTGGTGCGCGACTACTCCACTTCAGCGTTTCTAGCAGCATTTGAACGCTTCACGTCTCGCCGCGGATTGCCTACGAATTTATATAGCGATAATGGGACTAATTTCCAAGGCGCTaataaagaattaatgaaCGCGTTTAAACAAGTAACGACAGACACTCACCTTCGTTCGCGTTTAGCTGCCGATTATATCACGTGGCACTTTATTCCGCCGGCAGCTCCTCATTTTGGAGGAATCTGGGAGGCAGGGGTCAAAAGCGTTAAGACCCATCTGCGACGCATGCTCGGCGATCGTACGCCTACTTGCGAGGAACTAATTACGCTCCTCTGCCGCATCGAGGCATGTTTAAATTCACGCCCTTTGGCTCCTTTAAACGATGACCTCGAGTCATGTGAGGCCCTCACTCCAGGTCACTTTCTCGTGGGCGCAGCATTAAAATCTGTTCCGGTGCCATCAGTACTGGAAATTAACGAGAATCGCTTATCGAGATGGCAACTCGTTCAACAGCTCACGGAAAAGTTCTGGAAAGCATGGGCTAACGATTACTTACACACATTACAGGCGCGATCGAAGTGGTGTAGTCGCGTCCCCAACCTCAAAATCGGGGACTTAGTTCTACTCAAGAGCTCGACGCTTCCCCCGGCGAAATGGGAACTAGGTCGGGTGACCGAATGTCATCCTGGTAAAGACGGCCTCATTCGTGTAGTCACCGTAAAGACTGCACATTCGCAATATGTACGTCCGATCGCTAGGTTATGTAAGTTACCGATTAGCCAttaa